CTTCTTGTTGTACTTCTGGAACTCGGCATCTGCTAGCAGCTCGTCAACCATAGTGCGTTTCCTTTGCTTTCTTGTTAGTCTTTCGTTAACGTGGTCTAGAGGAGAATCCATGATGCGACCCACCTGAGAAACAAGAAAAAATCTTGTTTGAGAAAGTTTCATAGAAGTTTGTATCAATGACATGAAATTTATATAGTCCTTACTTGTTAAAGTGAGATATTGTTGTTGAAGACAATAATAAGTTTAGTCAATTCTTGCTCTAGTAACCACACTTATGTACTTGGCACATTTAGAAGAAGATATAAGCAATTATAGAAACAAATCATGACATAACATTAGTCTTGACTATTGACATCAAGTTCAATACAAAACACTGGGCTTAATGATATTTCatgaaacttaacttttttaggtaataaaaacaacaatcatattttgtaatgtatatCTCACCTGAAAGTACTTAGGTAACACTTCCATATCATTCTTCTTGTAGAAGTGCTTGGGGTCTAGCGCTGACCTCATCTTGAGGACTTGCAAGTCATTCTTTAGTTCTTCATTGATCTCTGGTGCTGGCAGGTTGAACCATCCTGGTCCTTTAGTCTTCTCTCGCTCTTTctgtcatttataaaataacattatgccTTTAACACTGAGATATTGTGTAGCAAAAATTACAGCAGATGCAGCAGTGACTGAAAATTGGAAGTCATTTTCCTACAGAATTTTTCGTTATATTTAGTTTGTCAGGTACCTAAATACTGTTGTATGAATACTAACTGAATCCTAGAGTCACTGACTGGCACATCCAAAAGGAGAGGGTCTCGCAGTAGACAGAAAAATTTTTATATCAATGAAAGATGCTATGAATATTCTTACCCTTCTAAGAGCCTTGAGTTTCTTGTCACTAACATTATAACTAGGCAAAGAGTGTTCTTTCTCCATGCCAGGTTTCAACACAGACTTCTTCATTTCTTTATCAACATCAACACCACCAAGATTTGACTTCAATTTGCCAGTCTCTAGGTCCAACTGTTCAAAATGGAACAACCTCCTTTTCTGTtcctttttcaaaataattgatTGTGTCCACCCCAGGTCTTGGAAGAAGTCATCAAATAAATTGtctattttcaaactttttaattttagttggAGTTCTTCTTCAGCGGCCTGTTGTTTGTCGAGCTCTTGTTTCTTCTTTTCGAATAAGTCTAGGATAGCTTTTTGTCTGTCTTCTTTgtctgaaacataaataatatacgtaCAGGAGAGGTGCAGATTACTAAAAATGAAATTCCTGCGGCTACTAGATTTCAAAAAGTACGAAACTTCACCTAGTTATGACAATGAAAAGATTTCAgaattgtatttagtttaaacTATAATGAAGTAattgctttataaaataaaataactacaaaaaactAACCTATAAAGTAAGGTTTGTCAGAGGCATCTATGAGTTCAGTTCTCACTTGGAGTTCTTCATCTCCAGCAGTATCTATAATAAAATCCATTTTGCTGCTTATCCCGTCATTAATGcattaaaattgcaaatatatttttaaaaacgcttttaaaataaacaaacgtgGTTTTGACGTTTGAATACTGACTCGATAATAATGTCAGGCAGTGTCAGACACGGTGTTGCTTGTCAAAATAAGACGTTCAGAAACAGGTTGTTgaaatttagttattattttttaatagcaaGTCTGCTTTTAATTTAGGATtaagtttagtaaataaataatttatgttatgataaCAAGTAATCTCATCTCGTATTTATTCAATATAAACGAACTATAGGTAAGTAATATAGAAGAAATTATAGTGAAAAAAAGTGATGGCCATATTCGACATAAAAAATTGAGGAGGAGAccttttaatgtaaaaatagctAATAAAAAAGTTAGCGTTAATGGCATTTTCTAACTTTTTTGAGCGATAATGGCCAGTATGCGGCCTGAAATATTCGTTATAACcttcttttgtaatttttgatCAGAAGGAGTATGTATCTACTACGATCTGgttcatcattatttttatgtaaataaaaataatgatgaaccagataaaatatgtgaaatagttataacattctttattattttaaggttttattaaaaGGGAAAGACATCGCTTTGTCTCCTCTAAACGTTCCATTTGCTAactcaattaattttatcattgcGTGCATTCAATTACATAAATCCAGACAcaactcaaaacaaaataaataagaaaaataacatgGAAACAAAAAATAGGTACGATTTTCCGCAAGCATCTTTTCGTCACCTTTTCCTCAGAGAATTAATAATTCAAGGTCTACATTCAAGAACCGTGGTTAAGAGTTCTTTGAAGGGTCATTATTGTCGCGAAAGAGGTCAGAAGGACCCTCAACTGTGGGACAGGGTGCCAAAATTTCCACGTGGGTAATAATATGTTCTCTGTCTCCCTTTTCTGGCCCTACTTTGACACCTACATTAACGAGTACGTAGGCAatttgtcttattttttttgttttgaaggtCAATTGCTCGGCAATGGTTCTATGACACCGTAGTAGCTATTAATGTGACATGAATTAGGATCAATCCGTGGGAAGCGTTGTTACAAAAGGAAACTGATTGTCTGTCGGTGTGTTTACCCATAACATGAAtagaaatgttataattttttttctctatgtttattattcaattacTAGGAtcgtacagtcagctccaaaagtagctgatcatactcaatcttttgaaaccctatatactgaagtgtgcacattattctatggaaaaaacatttgtcattgattgaaatgtttaattctaactcattctacctgagtttgatcagttatttattgaagttattaagttacgtaacacagacgttttaaaaatatgaagttgttgagctacttttggagctgactgtaccagGTGGCGTAaattggtctctgtctacccttatgagaaaaaggcgtgataacctattttatatctaaatagaAACAATAATAGGTCATCTGTCCACATTCATATTATTTCCCATCTATGAGTCCCGTAGGAATTGTTATTGAAGTGTTTATTGTGTAATATCACCGCAGTTCACGCATAAATGGTTGACTAAATGAACCTCGTATTTGTTTGAAGGGAAAACTTGCGTTATTAACACATAACTcgtaataattttgacattattatGGCCATACgaactttattataaatatttgaggCGGAAGTGCAGTGGTTTTAGCGTCGAGTTTGCGGTCGAGAAGTCTTAGCTTCGAATTCTATTCATGGTACCTAATAATGTTGTGAACTGACTCCGAAATAAGCTTTTAAGCTCCTTATTGTGTTCTAGAACACTTACCTTACTTATACGTATTGCTAGAGTAGACTCTACTATTAGCGCCTaatcatgaaaaaaaaagtgacaCCACAATCTGTCTATGGTCATGAAGATGGGAAACATAAATGATTTCTTTCTTCTATTTTTTGACCCAGATAATATCTTTCAAATATTAAGCatcaattttcaataaaaaaataataggtaccaTGAGATTTACTCCCAAACAAAAGgaaaatcattataattattttcccgCGAAAAATATGGATGTGTTCAATAAAGCTAACGATTAAATCCACGTAATTAATCTTCTCCGTTATCCGTCCGTACTGTTTACTTTCATTGTTCTTCGATGAGCCGTGTATCATAAAAATGTCCTCGGTTTTCGAAGGTTTGTTTGCAATGAAACACAATATCCTGATGGATTGATAGACAgacaaaagaaatatattgcgtaactatttattttgtctttctaCTGTTTCTAACAACTTTATTGGTATGATAGAAGTAAAACTATTAGTTTAGTGTATATGTTTGCCTATACTCGAATACTCTGTAGCAATAATCATTCCTACTATTACTTTCGTGTaccttattaaattaataaataatatatgtacctatattataacaTGTGTAActgtgtttgtttttctttaattcaaGGAAGAACGcttgaaaacttttttatgaaaacattttgaCAAATGGCAGATAATAAATATGAGGAAGAACATAGACATTATGTAATTGATAACTCTAAATCTTTTGTTATAAGGATATTCGCAAGGGATATCTAATATAACGCTTATAcagaacaaattaaataaataaaatctatagcCTCCATTATCCCGCTACCTTGAACTAACTTGAACAAACACCCTGAATCAACTCAATGTATTTGCTCACGCGTTCTGTCAATAGGGCTCGATGGTACCTAAACGTGTTATAAGCCCTCGCACCCCGCTGATGACTAGTATCAACATAACCTAACTCAATCCAGAGAATACGATTTCGGCTGTAACTCTATTCACTAAAGTTTACAACCCTGAAGCTTTGCTAATGTAATCTCGTAAAATAGAAAGTCTATTAGgtatattaggtacctacttgaaGATTGAAAAAGGTATtcgattttataaatttttaaactttttaaagaaagttCACTTTTATTTAATCGAAATTTGCCTtggagaataataaattaaggcaattgaaaataaagtaaataggtTACGggttaacattattttgaagtaaCCGTTAGTTTTTAATCTTTGTAAACACATAAATACCGGTCAAATGCGAGTAAAACTCGCGAGCGACGGATTCCGTACCACTATTCAATATTTGTTGCagcaacagaaaaaaataatctttgagAATTTTATCTGATCTAAGGGCAgttttatttacctaattaAATGTTGAGATTTTAGTCATCCAgccaaatatttatattacttacctGCCTAcgaatgataataattatacaggCAAGATTATTTAAGCACCTACACCAACAATAATGAAATTACCTCAGAGGCTTAGAGTCCTCTTAGCCCGTGAAGATCTTACCTTCAGGGCTCCACTGAATTAAGTTGTCGGAAGACTCGTGGAGGATAATTTTCgtcatttatattttctaacaaattactcggaaaaaatattatacctacttaattgtaTAAACGACCTTCGCCATGAAATTATTGTGGCACGTTTAGTCACAGTTATTTACAGCCAAGGATAAAACAGCGtagaaaagtaaataacaaaatatttaatttgtataagtGGATTATTCTTCTTGACATTGTATTTATGGAACAAAAACATAGGCTCGTGTAAGAATTTcacgaattaaaataaaaaaatagctttcggtctgtatgtatgtaagtctataatatattgttacaaACAATCGAGTTAAGTATAAACCTTCTACACCATTATTTCTTTGACACTCGTTTCCTTGTCACGTAAAGTATTGAAATATACGGCTAAGGTCTTAtctcaataatattattctaataacaATGGCCAGAGGCTTAATTTCACCACTTCAGATAAAGGCCCTCATTGAGGAATCAAAACAAACCTCATTTCACATTTCCAATGTCAATATTTCCGGCCTACCGCTTCGTTCGGGAACATCTCTGGCTGCATAGTCCCGTACCTTCGTCCACGGTCAATGAGACCTTGAATATATTGAGCGGGTAACATTGACCCATTTACCTGTTTGAGGCTGTTTGTACTACGTGCCTCTGCTTCAAACACCTTGAGTTATATACGCgggaaaatgtatgaaaattgaaaaatggctctagatttattattaactttgacAAGGGTTGTGTCTAAAAGTAAGCAGGATTGAAGGG
Above is a window of Anticarsia gemmatalis isolate Benzon Research Colony breed Stoneville strain chromosome 2, ilAntGemm2 primary, whole genome shotgun sequence DNA encoding:
- the LOC142978602 gene encoding deoxynucleotidyltransferase terminal-interacting protein 2, with the protein product MDFIIDTAGDEELQVRTELIDASDKPYFIDKEDRQKAILDLFEKKKQELDKQQAAEEELQLKLKSLKIDNLFDDFFQDLGWTQSIILKKEQKRRLFHFEQLDLETGKLKSNLGGVDVDKEMKKSVLKPGMEKEHSLPSYNVSDKKLKALRRKEREKTKGPGWFNLPAPEINEELKNDLQVLKMRSALDPKHFYKKNDMEVLPKYFQVGRIMDSPLDHVNERLTRKQRKRTMVDELLADAEFQKYNKKKYKEIVDEKRKTEYRTFMRDKRQKNKAELKKNKLKGVKKA